One stretch of Miscanthus floridulus cultivar M001 chromosome 18, ASM1932011v1, whole genome shotgun sequence DNA includes these proteins:
- the LOC136521481 gene encoding arogenate dehydrogenase 2, chloroplastic-like, whose amino-acid sequence MASSSSVRLHHLPFTSRLSPTPTNLQFCATSCQWRRLPVPGGAPPSLRLRAPLSRGTEEVEKVEEQPKPAPRLKIAVVGFGNFGQFLARTLVAQGHTVLAHSRSDHSAAAASMGARFFPDPHDLCECHPDVVLLATSILSAESVVRSLPLHRLRRDTLFADVLSVKEFPKRLLLGALPEEMDIICTHPMFGPESARDGWAGLPFMFDRVRVRDTCSARRALAEAFLGVFSQEGCRMVEMSCAEHDAHAAETQFLTHTVGRMLAALELRATPIDTRGYETLLRLVENTCSDSFDLYNGLFMYNNNSTELLNRLDWAMDAVKKKLFDGLHDVLRRQLFHVGEGEGGAERTDGGPDNDDGRATATIKSGEENN is encoded by the coding sequence ATGGCGTCATCTTCCTCCGTCCGCCTTCATCACCTGCCGTTCACCTCTCGCCTGTCGCCTACTCCAACCAACCTCCAGTTCTGTGCGACGAGCTGCCAGTGGCGGCGGCTTCCCGTTCCCGGCGGGGCACCTCCTTCGCTCCGCCTCCGCGCCCCGTTATCCCGCGGAACCGAGGAGGTCGAGAAGGTGGAGGAGCAGCCGAAGCCTGCGCCCCGGCTCAAGATCGCCGTGGTCGGGTTCGGAAACTTCGGGCAGTTCCTGGCACGCACGCTGGTGGCGCAGGGGCACACGGTGCTAGCGCACTCCCGGTCCGACCACTCCGCCGCGGCGGCGTCCATGGGCGCGCGCTTCTTCCCGGACCCCCACGATCTCTGCGAGTGCCACCCGGACGTGGTGCTCCTGGCCACCTCCATCCTGTCCGCCGAGTCCGTGGTCCGGTCGCTCCCGCTGCACCGCCTCCGTCGCGACACCCTCTTCGCCGACGTCCTCTCCGTGAAGGAGTTCCCCAAGCGGCTCCTCCTGGGCGCGCTCCCGGAGGAGATGGACATCATCTGCACGCACCCGATGTTCGGGCCGGAGTCGGCGCGCGATGGCTGGGCCGGCCTCCCCTTCATGTTCGACAGGGTGCGCGTTCGGGACACCTGCTCGGCGCGCCGCGCCCTTGCCGAGGCGTTCCTCGGCGTGTTCTCACAGGAAGGGTGCCGGATGGTGGAGATGTCGTGCGCCGAGCACGACGCGCACGCCGCCGAGACGCAGTTCCTGACGCACACCGTCGGGAGGATGCTGGCGGCGCTGGAGCTCCGGGCGACGCCAATCGACACCAGAGGGTACGAGACGCTGCTCCGGCTGGTGGAGAACACGTGCAGCGACAGCTTCGACCTCTACAACGGCCTCTTCATGTACAACAACAACTCCACCGAGCTGCTCAACCGCCTCGACTGGGCCATGGACGCCGTCAAGAAGAAGCTCTTCGACGGCCTCCACGACGTGCTCCGGAGGCAGCTGTTCCACGTcggggagggggagggcggaGCGGAGCGCACGGATGGTGGTCCGGACAACGATGACGGGCGCGCGACGGCGACGATCAAGTCGGGAGAGGAGAATAATTGA
- the LOC136520710 gene encoding F-box protein SKIP31-like isoform X3, with the protein MADVHGDKEAGLEDDDFPDDGPLDPEEPGEGGEPSSGGDEEEEDDVDGLASFLESEILGSSDEDPIDQEPRQQEEDGDAAKNKRKQGSGPDGDGYSGSGSEGEKTKRARREEMRRQAKGKAVAPQIDTGMFSNIPPELFLQIFKFLSSEDLISCALVCRFMNAAASDETLWRRLYCMRWGLASNAKFRECAWKNLYIQRDREDMVEFVRNTPTEFKEYYIQMQAAKRSQIPHPSEVNDDKVMLDKTVADQVSSWKNSRGLTDEAVKGHSCSGNTCSYTQIGDAYICEKTGRVHVCDDACREFVLDQSSGLLLCTISGHCFERWLCPDDEWDADDTDLQQAGVVDEAEPFMGSGRYARAIMLGYNCTDEKELEDALGLC; encoded by the exons atggCCGACGTGCATGGAGACAAGGAGGCAGGCCTGGAGGACGACGATTTCCCCGACGACGGGCCTTTGGATCCGGAGGAGCCAGGTGAAGGAGGAGAACCCAGCAGCGGTGGAGAcgaggaagaggaggacgacGTCGACGGCCTCGCCAGCTTCCTCGAATCGGAGATCCTCGGATCCAGCGACGAGGATCCTATTGAC CAGGAGCCGCGGCAGCAGGAGGAGGACGGTGATGCCGCGAAGAATAAGCGGAAGCAGGGCTCGGGACCGGACGGGGATGGCTACAGCGGCAGTGGCAGTGAGGGGGAGAAGACCAAGAGGGCGAGGAGGGAGGAGATGAGGAGGCAGGCGAAAGGTAAGGCCGTGGCGCCTCAGATCGACACGGGCATGTTCAGCAACATCCCCCCTGAGCTGTTCCTGCAGATCTTCAAGTTCCTCTCTTCCGAGGACCTCATCTCCTGCGCTCTAGTCTGCCGCTTCATGAATGCTGCCGCGTCCGATGAGACCCTCTGGCGCCGCCT gtaCTGTATGAGGTGGGGACTGGCCTCCAATGCCAAATTCAGGGAGTGTGCTTGGAAGAACCTCTACATACAG AGAGATAGAGAGGATATGGTTGAATTTGTGAGGAATACCCCTACAGAGTTCAAGGAGTACTATATTCAGATGCAGGCTGCAAAAAGGAGTCAAATTCCCCATCCGTCAGAA GTCAATGACGACAAGGTTATGCTAGATAAGACGGTAGCTGATCAGGTATCTAGTTGGAAAAACAGCCGGGGGCTTACCGATGAAGCTGTCAAGGGGCACTCTTGTTCTGGAAATACATGCTCGTACACCCAGATTGGCGATGCTTACATTTGTGAGAAGACTGGTCGTGTCCACG TTTGTGATGACGCTTGTCGTGAATTTGTCTTGGACCAATCTAGTGGGCTGCTTCTTTGTACGATATCTGGCCACTGCTTTGAGAGGTGGCTGTGTCCTGATGATGAATGGGATGCCGATGATACT GATCTGCAACAGGCTGGTGTAGTGGATGAAGCAGAGCCATTCATGGGATCTGGACGTTACG CACGAGCTATTATGTTGGGTTACAACTGCACTGATGAGAAGGAACTTGAGGATGCCTTGGGTCTCTGTTGA
- the LOC136520710 gene encoding F-box protein SKIP31-like isoform X2, which translates to MADVHGDKEAGLEDDDFPDDGPLDPEEPGEGGEPSSGGDEEEEDDVDGLASFLESEILGSSDEDPIDEPRQQEEDGDAAKNKRKQGSGPDGDGYSGSGSEGEKTKRARREEMRRQAKGKAVAPQIDTGMFSNIPPELFLQIFKFLSSEDLISCALVCRFMNAAASDETLWRRLYCMRWGLASNAKFRECAWKNLYIQRDREDMVEFVRNTPTEFKEYYIQMQAAKRSQIPHPSEVNDDKVMLDKTVADQVSSWKNSRGLTDEAVKGHSCSGNTCSYTQIGDAYICEKTGRVHVCDDACREFVLDQSSGLLLCTISGHCFERWLCPDDEWDADDTFQDLQQAGVVDEAEPFMGSGRYARAIMLGYNCTDEKELEDALGLC; encoded by the exons atggCCGACGTGCATGGAGACAAGGAGGCAGGCCTGGAGGACGACGATTTCCCCGACGACGGGCCTTTGGATCCGGAGGAGCCAGGTGAAGGAGGAGAACCCAGCAGCGGTGGAGAcgaggaagaggaggacgacGTCGACGGCCTCGCCAGCTTCCTCGAATCGGAGATCCTCGGATCCAGCGACGAGGATCCTATTGAC GAGCCGCGGCAGCAGGAGGAGGACGGTGATGCCGCGAAGAATAAGCGGAAGCAGGGCTCGGGACCGGACGGGGATGGCTACAGCGGCAGTGGCAGTGAGGGGGAGAAGACCAAGAGGGCGAGGAGGGAGGAGATGAGGAGGCAGGCGAAAGGTAAGGCCGTGGCGCCTCAGATCGACACGGGCATGTTCAGCAACATCCCCCCTGAGCTGTTCCTGCAGATCTTCAAGTTCCTCTCTTCCGAGGACCTCATCTCCTGCGCTCTAGTCTGCCGCTTCATGAATGCTGCCGCGTCCGATGAGACCCTCTGGCGCCGCCT gtaCTGTATGAGGTGGGGACTGGCCTCCAATGCCAAATTCAGGGAGTGTGCTTGGAAGAACCTCTACATACAG AGAGATAGAGAGGATATGGTTGAATTTGTGAGGAATACCCCTACAGAGTTCAAGGAGTACTATATTCAGATGCAGGCTGCAAAAAGGAGTCAAATTCCCCATCCGTCAGAA GTCAATGACGACAAGGTTATGCTAGATAAGACGGTAGCTGATCAGGTATCTAGTTGGAAAAACAGCCGGGGGCTTACCGATGAAGCTGTCAAGGGGCACTCTTGTTCTGGAAATACATGCTCGTACACCCAGATTGGCGATGCTTACATTTGTGAGAAGACTGGTCGTGTCCACG TTTGTGATGACGCTTGTCGTGAATTTGTCTTGGACCAATCTAGTGGGCTGCTTCTTTGTACGATATCTGGCCACTGCTTTGAGAGGTGGCTGTGTCCTGATGATGAATGGGATGCCGATGATACT TTTCAGGATCTGCAACAGGCTGGTGTAGTGGATGAAGCAGAGCCATTCATGGGATCTGGACGTTACG CACGAGCTATTATGTTGGGTTACAACTGCACTGATGAGAAGGAACTTGAGGATGCCTTGGGTCTCTGTTGA
- the LOC136520710 gene encoding F-box protein SKIP31-like isoform X4, whose protein sequence is MADVHGDKEAGLEDDDFPDDGPLDPEEPGEGGEPSSGGDEEEEDDVDGLASFLESEILGSSDEDPIDEPRQQEEDGDAAKNKRKQGSGPDGDGYSGSGSEGEKTKRARREEMRRQAKGKAVAPQIDTGMFSNIPPELFLQIFKFLSSEDLISCALVCRFMNAAASDETLWRRLYCMRWGLASNAKFRECAWKNLYIQRDREDMVEFVRNTPTEFKEYYIQMQAAKRSQIPHPSEVNDDKVMLDKTVADQVSSWKNSRGLTDEAVKGHSCSGNTCSYTQIGDAYICEKTGRVHVCDDACREFVLDQSSGLLLCTISGHCFERWLCPDDEWDADDTDLQQAGVVDEAEPFMGSGRYARAIMLGYNCTDEKELEDALGLC, encoded by the exons atggCCGACGTGCATGGAGACAAGGAGGCAGGCCTGGAGGACGACGATTTCCCCGACGACGGGCCTTTGGATCCGGAGGAGCCAGGTGAAGGAGGAGAACCCAGCAGCGGTGGAGAcgaggaagaggaggacgacGTCGACGGCCTCGCCAGCTTCCTCGAATCGGAGATCCTCGGATCCAGCGACGAGGATCCTATTGAC GAGCCGCGGCAGCAGGAGGAGGACGGTGATGCCGCGAAGAATAAGCGGAAGCAGGGCTCGGGACCGGACGGGGATGGCTACAGCGGCAGTGGCAGTGAGGGGGAGAAGACCAAGAGGGCGAGGAGGGAGGAGATGAGGAGGCAGGCGAAAGGTAAGGCCGTGGCGCCTCAGATCGACACGGGCATGTTCAGCAACATCCCCCCTGAGCTGTTCCTGCAGATCTTCAAGTTCCTCTCTTCCGAGGACCTCATCTCCTGCGCTCTAGTCTGCCGCTTCATGAATGCTGCCGCGTCCGATGAGACCCTCTGGCGCCGCCT gtaCTGTATGAGGTGGGGACTGGCCTCCAATGCCAAATTCAGGGAGTGTGCTTGGAAGAACCTCTACATACAG AGAGATAGAGAGGATATGGTTGAATTTGTGAGGAATACCCCTACAGAGTTCAAGGAGTACTATATTCAGATGCAGGCTGCAAAAAGGAGTCAAATTCCCCATCCGTCAGAA GTCAATGACGACAAGGTTATGCTAGATAAGACGGTAGCTGATCAGGTATCTAGTTGGAAAAACAGCCGGGGGCTTACCGATGAAGCTGTCAAGGGGCACTCTTGTTCTGGAAATACATGCTCGTACACCCAGATTGGCGATGCTTACATTTGTGAGAAGACTGGTCGTGTCCACG TTTGTGATGACGCTTGTCGTGAATTTGTCTTGGACCAATCTAGTGGGCTGCTTCTTTGTACGATATCTGGCCACTGCTTTGAGAGGTGGCTGTGTCCTGATGATGAATGGGATGCCGATGATACT GATCTGCAACAGGCTGGTGTAGTGGATGAAGCAGAGCCATTCATGGGATCTGGACGTTACG CACGAGCTATTATGTTGGGTTACAACTGCACTGATGAGAAGGAACTTGAGGATGCCTTGGGTCTCTGTTGA
- the LOC136520710 gene encoding F-box protein SKIP31-like isoform X1 has product MADVHGDKEAGLEDDDFPDDGPLDPEEPGEGGEPSSGGDEEEEDDVDGLASFLESEILGSSDEDPIDQEPRQQEEDGDAAKNKRKQGSGPDGDGYSGSGSEGEKTKRARREEMRRQAKGKAVAPQIDTGMFSNIPPELFLQIFKFLSSEDLISCALVCRFMNAAASDETLWRRLYCMRWGLASNAKFRECAWKNLYIQRDREDMVEFVRNTPTEFKEYYIQMQAAKRSQIPHPSEVNDDKVMLDKTVADQVSSWKNSRGLTDEAVKGHSCSGNTCSYTQIGDAYICEKTGRVHVCDDACREFVLDQSSGLLLCTISGHCFERWLCPDDEWDADDTFQDLQQAGVVDEAEPFMGSGRYARAIMLGYNCTDEKELEDALGLC; this is encoded by the exons atggCCGACGTGCATGGAGACAAGGAGGCAGGCCTGGAGGACGACGATTTCCCCGACGACGGGCCTTTGGATCCGGAGGAGCCAGGTGAAGGAGGAGAACCCAGCAGCGGTGGAGAcgaggaagaggaggacgacGTCGACGGCCTCGCCAGCTTCCTCGAATCGGAGATCCTCGGATCCAGCGACGAGGATCCTATTGAC CAGGAGCCGCGGCAGCAGGAGGAGGACGGTGATGCCGCGAAGAATAAGCGGAAGCAGGGCTCGGGACCGGACGGGGATGGCTACAGCGGCAGTGGCAGTGAGGGGGAGAAGACCAAGAGGGCGAGGAGGGAGGAGATGAGGAGGCAGGCGAAAGGTAAGGCCGTGGCGCCTCAGATCGACACGGGCATGTTCAGCAACATCCCCCCTGAGCTGTTCCTGCAGATCTTCAAGTTCCTCTCTTCCGAGGACCTCATCTCCTGCGCTCTAGTCTGCCGCTTCATGAATGCTGCCGCGTCCGATGAGACCCTCTGGCGCCGCCT gtaCTGTATGAGGTGGGGACTGGCCTCCAATGCCAAATTCAGGGAGTGTGCTTGGAAGAACCTCTACATACAG AGAGATAGAGAGGATATGGTTGAATTTGTGAGGAATACCCCTACAGAGTTCAAGGAGTACTATATTCAGATGCAGGCTGCAAAAAGGAGTCAAATTCCCCATCCGTCAGAA GTCAATGACGACAAGGTTATGCTAGATAAGACGGTAGCTGATCAGGTATCTAGTTGGAAAAACAGCCGGGGGCTTACCGATGAAGCTGTCAAGGGGCACTCTTGTTCTGGAAATACATGCTCGTACACCCAGATTGGCGATGCTTACATTTGTGAGAAGACTGGTCGTGTCCACG TTTGTGATGACGCTTGTCGTGAATTTGTCTTGGACCAATCTAGTGGGCTGCTTCTTTGTACGATATCTGGCCACTGCTTTGAGAGGTGGCTGTGTCCTGATGATGAATGGGATGCCGATGATACT TTTCAGGATCTGCAACAGGCTGGTGTAGTGGATGAAGCAGAGCCATTCATGGGATCTGGACGTTACG CACGAGCTATTATGTTGGGTTACAACTGCACTGATGAGAAGGAACTTGAGGATGCCTTGGGTCTCTGTTGA
- the LOC136520023 gene encoding uncharacterized protein: protein MASLGQLVLVAGLAFLVLAAQDHGHGGPAGGGGPAIGAAAAAAPPAREVVVISQLPQPLSAAVAVSKRVLIPIPPSGPSNKWNSEVNHEKPSAAESGSGRHRTRAIVGRRLGSP from the coding sequence ATGGCCTCGCTTGGCCAGCTCGTCCTCGTCGCCGGCCTGGCCTTCCTGGTGCTGGCTGCCCAGGATCACGGCCATGGAGGGCCAGCCGGCGGCGGGGGCCCGGCCATtggagcagcagctgctgctgctcctccagcgCGGGAGGTTGTAGTCATCAGCCAGCTTCCGCAACCGTTGTCCGCGGCGGTGGCTGTGAGCAAGCGGGTCCTCATCCCTATCCCTCCGTCCGGGCCGTCCAACAAGTGGAACTCCGAGGTGAACCACGAGAAGCCGTCGGCGGCGGAGTCGGGCTCGGGCCGCCACCGCACCCGCGCCATCGTCGGCCGCCGCCTCGGGTCCCCGTGA